From Acidobacteriota bacterium, a single genomic window includes:
- a CDS encoding type I restriction enzyme HsdR N-terminal domain-containing protein, with translation MATLTKSVSKRLTDGLKRFQPILSGARSRDVNESDTSMIIADMLADVFGFDKYTEITRELCIRNTYCDLAIRLDEKVQIIIEVKAIDTTLKDSHVKQAVDYAANQGVEWVSLTNGVEWQVYRVIFGKPIDKELVIQLDLLEMNSRSQQDLEKLFLLTKESMQKSALDEYHDFQQATNKYLLGAIVLSEPVLSVIRRELRRSSPGVRIETAEIRDMLAQDVLKREVLEGDKSAEAKKAVKKSADRKLRSIDSTEGAITGQAASRPTGS, from the coding sequence ATGGCAACCCTGACGAAATCCGTATCGAAGCGGCTGACCGATGGACTCAAGCGATTTCAGCCGATCCTGAGCGGCGCCCGGTCTCGCGACGTCAACGAGTCCGACACCTCGATGATCATTGCGGACATGCTCGCGGATGTGTTCGGCTTCGACAAGTACACCGAGATCACCCGTGAGCTCTGCATTCGCAACACCTATTGCGATCTGGCGATCCGGCTCGACGAAAAAGTCCAGATCATCATCGAGGTGAAGGCGATCGATACCACTCTCAAGGATTCGCACGTCAAGCAGGCGGTCGACTACGCTGCGAATCAGGGCGTCGAGTGGGTATCGCTGACGAACGGCGTGGAGTGGCAGGTCTACCGTGTGATCTTCGGGAAGCCGATCGACAAGGAGCTCGTGATCCAGCTCGACCTGCTCGAGATGAACAGCCGGTCTCAACAGGATCTCGAGAAACTCTTCCTCCTGACGAAGGAGAGCATGCAGAAGTCGGCGCTCGACGAGTACCACGACTTCCAGCAGGCGACGAACAAATATTTGCTCGGAGCGATCGTCCTGAGCGAGCCGGTTCTCTCGGTCATCCGCCGCGAGCTCCGCCGCTCATCTCCCGGCGTCCGCATCGAGACCGCCGAGATCCGCGACATGCTCGCCCAGGACGTCCTGAAGCGCGAAGTGCTCGAAGGCGACAAATCAGCCGAAGCGAAGAAAGCGGTGAAAAAGTCGGCGGATCGAAAGCTTCGATCGATCGATTCCACGGAGGGCGCGATCACAGGTCAGGCGGCTTCGAGGCCGACCGGGTCCTGA
- a CDS encoding SEC-C domain-containing protein has protein sequence MKRAKSLPPVAKGTEWVGGRTTFPDEVMFEGEQPEVIVWYELPSGFILGLTAIDIEHPLSFSQSFHDAVWSPGKGEPRSPETIRVATEELADTLRAIGAAKKIVVAPTPEVDRVVAELAAAISRDPEPLDWSYFGDGSIPLPVVVEFFETALAFARKKPWKVIQPHQILGFDSEQLDAQESLLSVGGAAGAPAIFVFDSIEAFALFSSDDEVFEQGDQECDPAEPPGMLLMSLQPRRNVPPPLLEELDQFGWPVARGKIPVVSAYDMAGHEVTLSERELRIVSLAMAGAIDLAGRHARLFREPDPDRVEVRRTDSAGFTAKITAPFEPPEDFDEEQDDDDDALIDHPSGLLTRSSGPRRVPEPVGRNEPCPCGSGKKYKKCHLGAPPPARRPRLQNTDGDPILFITDAFWFDPADRDEVIRRIGEIEGAVPPVSEDGETRIVILRPDHPGNPDSDTTVIGTIFVRETAVLAEANSHKRADALRRWIEEACGETVHFTHRDENDALADIGILPPDPSGPVVGPDPAFLRAYKEKHYGTWADEPLPALGGRTPREAAATSNGRKQVDELLTIMEEMEATRPEEERFDFGRIRGELGL, from the coding sequence ATGAAACGAGCGAAGAGCCTGCCGCCGGTCGCGAAAGGTACCGAGTGGGTCGGCGGTCGCACGACCTTCCCCGACGAAGTCATGTTCGAAGGGGAACAGCCGGAAGTCATCGTCTGGTACGAGCTCCCGTCCGGCTTCATCCTCGGTCTTACCGCGATCGACATCGAGCACCCCCTCTCCTTCAGCCAGTCGTTCCACGATGCCGTGTGGAGTCCAGGAAAGGGAGAGCCTCGTAGCCCCGAGACGATCCGCGTCGCCACCGAGGAGCTGGCGGACACGCTACGCGCAATCGGCGCCGCGAAAAAAATCGTCGTCGCTCCAACCCCCGAGGTCGACCGCGTCGTCGCGGAGCTCGCCGCAGCGATCAGCCGAGATCCGGAACCGCTGGACTGGAGCTACTTCGGAGACGGCTCGATTCCGCTCCCCGTTGTCGTCGAGTTCTTCGAGACCGCCCTTGCATTCGCCCGCAAAAAGCCGTGGAAGGTCATTCAGCCGCACCAGATTCTCGGGTTCGATTCCGAACAGCTCGACGCCCAGGAGAGTCTTCTCTCAGTCGGAGGTGCCGCAGGCGCGCCGGCGATCTTCGTCTTCGATTCAATCGAAGCGTTCGCCCTCTTCTCGTCGGATGACGAAGTGTTCGAGCAGGGCGACCAGGAATGCGACCCGGCCGAGCCGCCGGGGATGTTGCTCATGTCGCTGCAGCCGAGACGAAACGTCCCCCCTCCTCTTCTCGAAGAGCTCGACCAGTTCGGGTGGCCCGTCGCCCGAGGAAAGATTCCGGTGGTCTCGGCTTACGACATGGCGGGGCATGAAGTGACCCTGTCCGAGCGCGAGCTCCGAATCGTCTCGCTCGCGATGGCCGGTGCGATCGATCTCGCCGGCCGTCACGCGCGACTGTTCCGCGAACCCGATCCCGACCGGGTCGAGGTGAGACGAACCGATTCCGCCGGCTTCACCGCAAAGATCACCGCTCCGTTCGAGCCCCCCGAAGACTTCGACGAGGAGCAGGACGATGACGATGACGCGCTCATCGACCATCCGTCCGGGCTTTTGACCCGCTCTTCCGGACCGCGTCGCGTTCCGGAACCGGTCGGGCGGAACGAACCGTGCCCCTGCGGAAGCGGAAAGAAGTACAAGAAGTGCCACCTCGGTGCGCCACCCCCGGCACGCCGCCCGCGCCTTCAGAACACCGACGGAGACCCGATTCTGTTCATCACCGATGCGTTCTGGTTCGATCCCGCGGACCGGGACGAGGTCATACGGCGAATCGGCGAGATCGAAGGCGCCGTCCCGCCCGTCTCCGAAGACGGCGAAACGCGCATCGTCATCCTCCGCCCGGATCACCCCGGGAATCCCGACAGCGACACGACCGTGATCGGGACGATCTTCGTGAGGGAAACTGCCGTTCTCGCGGAAGCCAATTCCCACAAGCGCGCGGATGCGCTGAGACGCTGGATCGAAGAAGCCTGCGGCGAGACGGTTCACTTCACCCACCGCGACGAGAACGACGCGCTCGCGGATATCGGCATCCTTCCTCCTGATCCGTCCGGCCCGGTGGTCGGGCCGGATCCCGCATTCCTCCGAGCGTACAAAGAAAAGCATTACGGGACCTGGGCCGACGAGCCTCTGCCGGCCCTCGGAGGACGGACACCCCGGGAGGCCGCCGCGACGTCGAACGGCCGGAAACAGGTGGATGAGCTCCTGACGATCATGGAAGAGATGGAAGCGACGAGACCCGAGGAGGAACGCTTCGATTTCGGCCGGATTCGAGGAGAGCTGGGGCTGTGA
- a CDS encoding PIN domain-containing protein: MTFVDTNILVYRFDDTEPGKHAIATGWLEKLWEERSGKISVQVLRELYSVLTRKVSTPMSRKDAGRIVRSLATWEPVVEDFSLITKGLEIENRWNLSFWDSMVVAAAQRSGSSILLSEDLQNGMELGSVTVVNPFVEQDPGDRIQDSGDRI; the protein is encoded by the coding sequence GTGACGTTCGTCGACACCAACATCCTCGTCTATCGCTTCGACGATACAGAGCCCGGAAAGCACGCAATCGCCACTGGCTGGCTCGAGAAGCTGTGGGAAGAACGCAGCGGGAAAATCAGCGTCCAGGTCCTCCGCGAGCTGTACTCGGTTCTGACGCGGAAGGTGTCGACGCCGATGTCGCGCAAGGACGCCGGCAGGATCGTCCGATCACTCGCGACCTGGGAGCCGGTCGTCGAAGACTTCAGTCTCATCACGAAAGGCCTCGAGATCGAGAACCGGTGGAACCTCTCCTTTTGGGATTCGATGGTCGTGGCAGCAGCTCAACGATCCGGATCCTCGATCCTTCTCTCGGAGGATCTGCAGAACGGAATGGAGCTCGGGTCAGTGACGGTCGTCAACCCGTTTGTTGAACAGGATCCA
- a CDS encoding CopG family transcriptional regulator — translation MKNVTIVLDEKVAKWLRVRAAEHDSSVSRYVGEILRQMMENERSYGTARRDFFAIEARSLREPGEPLPTREDLYDRDRS, via the coding sequence GTGAAAAACGTAACAATCGTCCTCGACGAGAAGGTCGCAAAATGGCTCAGGGTTCGCGCCGCCGAGCACGACTCCAGTGTCTCCCGATACGTCGGTGAGATCCTCCGCCAAATGATGGAAAACGAACGGAGTTACGGGACGGCGCGGAGAGACTTCTTCGCGATCGAAGCGCGATCACTGCGGGAACCGGGCGAACCACTCCCCACCCGGGAAGATCTCTACGACCGCGACCGCTCGTGA